The window TCGACGGCAGCCGTTTGCCGGTCTTCCTCAGAGTCGCTACTGATGTTTGCTATGTCAATTTCGGCCTTCCGTATTCAGCGGTCCAGGTCGTctaacctttgcactaggttggtTTTTAGACCAGgcaccgtatccacgatgggCCATAATTCGTCAATCATCTCTTGAAGGGCCGCGATGCGATCTCCATAATTCACAATGGTCAGaaaatggtgatgatgatggcaatgagttccctcgtccgatgtcgagcctaggctctgataccaactgttacgcggcgccttcctgaagttccttagaagggcgacgtaaggctaagcaaccgatagCAGTGCGGTTGCTaagcgccaactgaggtcccctccgtatgctagactagattgtcagtgtcgtacggAAAAACCAATatcgtgagcaattgagcagcgaaaaatgagcaattgatgatgaaagctaatgattgtattgatgatgatgaaagctattacaagatgctATGCGGTGTCGGgagggagagacaccagtacagagaattatttgaatgcttgaatgtttgaatgctttgatcccccttaataatgcttaaaaaaaataaaccaaagttacatgagttgacctatGAAAGCtatagaagcacactgaaaataagtgaagtaaaactactctataattacaatgaaaaagacttagtcttctacaaggtGGAAGctagtccgatggcagcaactttgtcttgagcatcagggtctgcgcgcgtaACACTGTCTGTGCGTGCGGCGCTGTTGGCAACATGATGGTTTGTGTGCGCGGCACTGTTGGCACTTGCCAGCCGCTGGACGCTGGCactgattatcggtggggcgacagaggcgcatgcgcgcttgtcacttggcgctacCAAAACCACGAGGCCGATCGTGGCACTAGGCGTTGGGTGGCTTGCCAGGACGCCATGGGGCGCGTCaaaggggtcatgggtcgatgatggaaagcagcccatgacattttGTTTGCAAGGAAGTTGCGTTTTTTCTATATAAGAGTCGTATTTTTCAGTCATTGGAATGTGAAAGAATTATAAAATgcttttaattttgtattttaaacAAGGGCCTAAGTCCTAACTACTTTGGTTAGCTGAATCAAGAATTGTTTCTAATAATACTTTTGCAGCAATATAAATAGAAAGGTAAAGGAAAAAGGATTCTTAGGAGGATACATGAAAAAATCCCCGAAGAAAAATGTTTAACTGTACTCTAAATAAGCATTTTGGTGATCCAATTTAGTAGATATATCTATTATTTGGTAGTGCTTATAATGTTAATGCACTCTAGATGCATCATACATTAAAAGCTTAATTTAATAGGTAATGCCCGCTTGTGAATCTTTTAATCCACAATGGTAATGATGAATTTTAATTTGTGTTTGCACTATTTTACCCAATTTCTTTCTTTTGTGAAAGATGAAGTATTAATGAACCAGCTGGGATTGGACATCACAATTATATAAAGAACATTATACTTATTGCCGAGAAACTAGTATAAAGAAAATCATGAATGGGGCTATATATAATCCAAGAATTATTTTTGATAGCCAAAACTCAAGGGATGCTAAAATAGCGACTTAATTCCAGTGTATTATTGAAGAAAAAAGTGTTGCGCCTCATTTGGCAAACTGGGGAGGATATAACACTCAATTATAGTTCCTACCAAAGAGTTGTTACCTTAACTTCATATTGGAGTCAAACCAAGTATGCCTGCATAGGAAAAATTTATAATGAACATTAGCCTAAATGTATTTTTGGGAGCATCTATATACATAGCATTCAGACGATTCAAAGTGAATAAAATTCGAAGAATATAAAAGGGGCCTCACAGATGGCAAAGCTCTCAAGAGAAAAATAACCAGCGGATCTATAATAGTATGAAATAGCAAAAAGAAAGTACACGAGAATACGTCCTCGTTTAAGGAATACAAAGATATAAAGATCTCAACTTTGAATGAAATTACCAGTCAAAGTGGAAAATCTATGAGACTACTCATAATTTCTTGCAGTTAAGTCTTCCTCTCACTTATAGCAATAATGTTCAAAAGTCCttatcaaaaaacaaaaaaaagcgCAATAACGTTCAAAAGTCTGTGCGTAGACCAATGACAAGTAAACCCTGCACAGTTACTGATTGAACTAGAGGCTTTTCGGTTAACTAAAATTAAGGTTCAGTCATAATAAATCAGTCTCGGTTAACAAAGAGGGGGGAGGGCAATGAACAACTcggcacaaagaaaaaaagaaataccAGTCTATTTCTGGTAGCTGGCACCTGGTGGACGATGGGCAGAATGGTGTAGGATGCTGGAGTTGGAGAAAGCTTGAAAAAGTCAAAATTGCTGCAGACGCTGAGTTAGCATGAAGCTACTTCTATCATGTATCTCACATTCTTTTTCCTATGTAGATCTCGTAATTTGGTCACCAACTGTCTAATTAGTATAATTTCCTTCTTAGGTGGGTTCGTTTTCCTTCTATTCAAACTTGAGATCAGCCCAGAAACAACAGCTTTTTTGAGCAGCCTCAGTACCGACCAGCCTTGTTTTATACTTCTATTGGCTGACATTTTGGGTGCCAAGACCCAAAGTTTAttcacacacacatatattttttaaagcaaaaaataaaatattaaagacAAGGCTGGAAGTTAAGAGGCCCTAGAAGTAGTTTCTTCATGAAAAGGGGTATACTCTGATTCTTCCATTTATTAACTAGAAATGACCAATACTCTACAAAACTACagttacataaaaaaaaaaatggtttGTGTATCTAGTAGAAGGAAACAAGACCAAGGAATGAGTTGGTTCCACAGGAATTTGATGCCCAAAATGTTAATGCCAACTCTTGGAGTTCATCCATTACTTTTCTacctaaaattttcatttccatAATGCAAGCGAAGGACAAAGAAATTATTTCATGAATAATGCTGCATATAAAGTTCTCTGTGTAAATGTTGCTATGTTAGAAATGGGGGAGGGGAGAGAGAGAGATACAGACAGTGACAGAGCGAGAGAATACATAGATAAAGCTTTCATATAAACTAGCAATACAGAAAAGGACATCAACAAAACAAAGTGTCACCACTCAATGCAATGATAAGCACCAGAAGAAGAACTTGTCTTACTTTTGGTTCAGTTTGTAAGACCATAGAGTTTTTACTAGTCTAGTTGAAGGAAGTGAAAATCAAAATCCTAGCTACGAAACAATAAATGACGTAATTGGCAACGAGAAACTCAGAAAAATCTGTCTAGAGCTATCTTTCTACAGTTACTGGAGCTTTTCATGTTGTTCTTCTTTGATAAGTATAATTATCCTACTAATTAATAGCTAAAAGAGTCATGCAGTGCAGTACTGCAGTTGCATCTAACCAAATCAAATGCCAGTTTGGTCACAGGTTTAGAATAGATAGGTTTCAACAGACAATGAGTAACTCTAGAAAGGACTCTCTGAACAATGAGCAAGTCTAGTAAGCATTATTCAGAAAACAGATTTAAATGCTTAGGAGTGCTTAACACAACTGATACCCTGTGCTTGTGACAGAGTGTTAGCTAACACCACCTGAGGGAACCAGATAAGGGCGAAATGAAGAACACGGCTAAAATAAAGGTTTAACATATATAGTAGACAGCATAAGGAAAAGCATAAGACCAACACAGCTAAAACAAAGGTTTAACATATATAGTAGACAGCATAAGGAAAAGCACAAGACCGAAGCATATAAGAGCTTTGCACAACCCTTCGTCccaaagaaaggaaaaggaaagaagaaaatccaTCATGTTTAACAGTTATAATTACCAAAAGCAACTATAAATAGGCTGCCTTTTGGAAGAAAAATAAATTGAGCATCCGTCTCCTGGCTCATAGAGTTTTAGACAAGGAACACTTGCAAAATAAGCTCTTAAGTCTAACCTTAACCATTACGAACACCATGCAACTAGGACTAAAGCAATATCGGGCTAAGTTTCACTAATTTGGCCTTTAATTTAGCAAGAATAATAATAGATTAGAAAATTACACCAGAAGGAAGAGAGAGCAGCTGGGGAAGAAGAGAAAAGAGTTCTTTCTTACCACATGCCAATCGTCCACCAGCATTCCCAGTGGTAAGGCTGAGTTCATGTCCACCTACAGACGGATCACCAAAAGGAGATTAGCTCATAAAGGCACCACGTTGACCTCCCGAAATATAAAAGGCAGCGTGTAGCATTACACCAAATAAATTTGACATGCTCACATGGATACCTTTTCAAATCCACAGATAAAAAGGACCAAAAGACTTCAGATTGTAATGTAGAACCTTACCCTTTCCAAGGTCATCCTCAAGCTCATGAACGACAAGTGCTCTTCCAACAACTGAGTTTGGACCAGTCAAAGGTATCTGTTTGATGTACAAAAAGATAGAGTCACTAAATTATCCCAAACCTATAACAATAATAAATGTCGAGCACAAAATTGTGTGAGCACTCAAATGACCAAACAAGGTTGGAGGTAAAAACCTGATTATCTACAAATGTTGCTTCAGCCACACCTGCATACAGTAAGCACAATTAAGAATACAGAAAATCATCATCGATCTTAACAAACAAAATATTGTCAAAAGCACTAAGAAGAAATCGAGAACATGTTTTTTTTTACCATTGGCATTGGCCACTATGTTTCCCAGGTCACCCGCATGACGGATTTCATCTTCAGGAGCTCCATGTGTCTTGCCATCAGGATTGAAATGGGGTCCTAAAGTAAAACAGTGGGACGAAACTTCAAACTACTACCACAAAACTAGAAGTAAAGATATTTCCAATTAGTCACTACAAGAGTAGCAATTAACCAGCATCTCAATTAAGTCAAAACTGAAAACTAGATCAAAAGCTAACCTGTAGACATACACCCGTTTGTAGTGTCACCGAACTCGTGCTACAACACAAAACAAAGCAAACCAAAACACAACGTTAACCATAATTCATTAAAAATTACAACAAAGACCTTATAACAATGCCATAACATTCAAATGATAAAATGTACTCACTAAATGAAATCCATGAAGTCCAGGTGTAAGTCCAGTTATGCGAACTTTCACAGTGGTTGGACCTATACAAGGAGAGAATAAACAAATAAGTATTCAGATAAAGGGTATGAAATATTCGTATAAAAGCCTACACCTTTAAGTCACAAACAATGAATATGGTAATACAAAACCAAATGAGgataaacaacaacaactactgcGCCTCAGTCCCAAATAAGAAAGGGTCGGCTTTATGGATCCTCATTGACCATGTTACTCCCTTTATACTAATCTCATGCCAATATTACAAACAGAAGTATTGGAAATTCTCTATATTCAGATATAGAGAAATGGGTATGAAGTGTTTGTGTTTGTAGAAAAGCTTACATCTTTAGATCATAATCCACAAATATAACAACATACAAGCAAATTAGAGCAAAAAGGGtggaaaaataaacaaataaaagggtaTGAAATAAAGGCTCACATCGGTAGGTCAAATTCCAGAAATATGACAATAGTAAAGCAAATTAGAGCATAAAGGGTGGAAAAATAAGCAGATTCACTTAAAAGGGTATAAAACATTCGTAATAAAGATTACATCTTTAAGTCACAATCCACAAATGTGAGACAACAGAAAAGCAAATTAGAGCATAAAGGGTGGAAAAATAAACAGCAAAGTCTATGTCTTTAGGTCAAAATCCACAAATGAGACAACAAAAAGCAAATAAGAGCATAGAGGGTGGAAAAGTAAACAACCATCATCATCTTGGGATAGAGTGACAACGCCCTCAACATTGGAATTGCCCTTAAGAACAGCAACAGCTTTCTTAGTAGCAGCAAAAACAGTGAGACGTTTAGGAGCAGTGGcagcagaaaatgtcaaagattgGGGAGTCTTTGACTTGAGATTGAGGGAAACACCGTGGAAAGAAGAGTGGAGTGAAGGGGAGGAGTTGGTGTTAGGGGCAGTAATTGGTAATAACAAAGAATTGGCAGTGCCGGTGGTGGTGGTGAAGATTGTGTGGGCGGCCATGGATTCCACACAGGTGGCTAAGATTGAGATGAGAAAGATGATATACTAATTGATAAACTGACAATGTTAGTGAGTGGAGTAGAGTAACAAGATTGTATGAGATTTTATCTTTGGGTTTTCTGGGTTCTTGTTCTTATTGGCCTCTTCTGCAAGATctatttggtgttgtttgtttTATTTGACACTAGAAAGTTTAAAATATTATACGGAAAAAAGGGGTTATTTTCATTATCATTATTGAATTTGTAAACTTGCACATATTACTTTGTCGCAATGATATGTCACTAATTACGTTGGCGCATATAAACCTCTTTTTATTAtttactagtattagtacccctGTGCGGacattattaaaaaatattaaatatatcaAAGTTTATATGATATGATTTGTTTGAGCAcgttaattatatattttaacaaAATCATAAATGTTGTCTTATCTTAATGCACGTACCaataataaaattttatgtaATTAAATTAAACGAATCATATAATCATCGCATAACTTTTGGATAAAATTCAAATATCATAGTGATATAGTTTGTTCAACAAACAATCTGAAAATATGATATAATTCAAAATGATAAGACtatattataattaaataaatctaaaaacttctttatttagtatttttctaacttaatttgTTAATGTTCATCATCATCATTAAAATCTTCAACTCCTTCCTACTTGTTACTCGTGATAAAGATCATAAAGTGATTTATTTgtaaacatatatttatttagGAGTAGCTCAATATGAGATAATGATGCATCTTGACTTTtaataaacaaaagaataatGCGATGGAAATTTATTTTTGCTTGGATTTAAAACGTATTTTGACTCGGATGGAGTCAACATTATATTGGgatgataattttttatttactatattttatGATAAAATCTTAATTTTAATAACTTGATAAGTCTTATAAAGAGTAAGCGCATGCTATTACCCAATACAATATTTTAGAGTTACATATATACTCATATttatcagtgttttaaaaggcatttcggggcgaggcgcaccaaaaacactctggggcgatggtgtggggcgaaagtctcgaGAGTCATACGCCCAACAATTCAGGACGTACGCCCGGGCGTTCGAGGTGAGTTTTTTTTAGTGAGGCGTAAGCCTCAGAgatgtttttcaaattaaaacaaaatttgttgaataagtccttcatataatacccaatttttcaaaattcagcttggtaattactcaaaagttttaaaaaggaactaaaatgtattaaatttaaaagtcaagaccttttttattgattgaagccccaATTCATGgtctttttcaattctttatctagttcgctagtctgctaatatctcccaaaagcaacgaatatttaatttttttttttacaaatacaaagagaactttATTCTCCTTCgtagcagcaagttcaaagttcaaattgaaggttagtcatcatttttgttcctccatgtagaaaactttattcttttcgactcaagttacttgagcctctaagtagcgtataatagattgttttgactagtttttgtgggcacacacacatatatatatatatatatatatatatatatatatatatatatatatatatatatatatatatatatatatatatatattcacatatttatagttttcttcatttttttatgcaattttaattgcttataaatatttattgtaattatattattttataaaatattaaaaattaaatacttatggggcttacgcctcgctgaggcatatgtaaaacgtctcgccttacgcccacgccttttaaaatactgatatttataataaaaattatGTCTTATTTTAATAGACTAGTACATCATTTGTTCACTTTTATAATTTGCAAAAtgttataagaaatatcaaattatgggGGATGtttactcttcctccatgatcttcatctcaaatgcttaatgacatattcaatgacatattttcttcacttttttatgcctatataaaggccttgtaatagataggaaaatacacacatttgaagaagaaataagaatctcttctatctttctccatatatctcttagcttatttttttcttgttccatattgttactttgagttatattttataacacgttatcagcacgaagttcTAGCCAACTGAGTTGTTATGATGCGGCCAGTACCGGTAGCGTCATTTAATGTTAATAATATGGTAAGAACGATGACGGTATAAGGTGTACAACGCCATCATATATTCGGCCATCACGGTTAGCCTTTTCTAATTAATTTTCAAGTTTCTTTACACTTTGCTATTTATGTTTTCATTCATGAACAAGAAAAGTTTTTCTTGAAAGTTAATCAAATCATGTAAGAATTTTTAGTGTAAAGAACGATAAATATTTTTCCTATAACAAGTATTATGTTCCTATGTTTTAATATTAAGAAACACGAAGTGAAGACTTTTGAGAGAGcacatattttttctttctattttatcACATATCTCTTTCATCTTAAAGTGGGATAATTATCACAAAGGACACATAGATTTTAATTGATtatgtatttttctatatttgcttgatactttttatttgattgagttcAGTTAATGAAAGTTCGCATATGCAAATTAAATTTAATTGCCACCAATAGTGGAAACCCGTCCCATAAGTCTAAAATAAGACATGATGTTACCGTGGAGGTAtgaatggatgtggacgtggtagtggacgaaattataatcgtcatcattatAGTAATGAGAACAATAATGGCTCTCAAAATAATTCTTTACTTTGTGAAAGTGATGTTTACCATTGATATGgcatgagattttataaagcacTCATGGATTATTACGTTCCattcctgaagtgaatgtgaaaaCAATGTGATAAtcattatgaatacatatttattcttgcaagaatatgaacgtgctagtggtagtaaatataccacactcacctcgaGAAGGggggtttgagatgaaataagaaaataatgtcattattatggcatgaatggtcattggtcacgtacctattgtacgccaaaatattttggcaatgtgattattaaaggacaataataatgcaagaaacagatcttgcatctaattttgaccatgaccataatggtataattttttctttaaaagagatattcaccatatagatgttgatgaatatatggtagtacaaaattaattgaaggcACTTGAAGAGgtactataactctgcctaagggaacaatacttatcatagagaatgcaatgttctcctccaagtccaagaagaacttgttgagttttaaagatatccgtcgaaatggatttcatattgagacaatagatgagaataatctcgaatatctcatcgttaccaagaatgtctctggctagaaaagggttattgagaaattcccatctttatcttgtggcctgtattggacaagaattagtacaattgaggcacattctatcgtAAACCAAAGGTTTCtaattccaatacttttgtactttggcatgatcgattgggacatcctggatcaattataatgagacgaattatagagaactcaaatgggcatccattaaagaatttaaagattcttttaaataatgagttttcttgcacttcttgttatcaaggcaagttaattattagaccatcaccaacaaaggttgggattgagtcccctgcgtTTTTGAAACGTATACAAGGGaatatttgtggacctattcacccacatagtgggtcgtttagatattttatggtcttaatagatgcatcttctaaatggtctcatgtgtgcctattgtcatctcgcaacccggcgtttgcaaaattaatggcacaaataattcgattacgggcacagtttcccgataatccaattaagtctattcgacttgataatcctgctgagttttcatcccaagcatttaatgattattgcttatcaattgggataaaagtggaacatcttgcatctcatgttcacactcaaaatggccttgcagagtctttgataaaacgtctgcaattgatagcaagaccgttactcatgaaaacgaaattatccacttctgtttggggtcatgccattttgcatgcagcaatactaattcgtctcagaccgacaaattatcataaatattccccgttgtaattagttttgggtcatgaacctaatatatcacatctaagaatttttggatgcgctgtatatgtgcctgtagcactaccatatcgcaccaagatgggtccccaaacaaggttaggaatatatgttgggtttgaatcgccctccattattcgctacctcgaaacattattttgttcactgctcgatttgtagattgtcgatttgatgagacattttttccaaaattagggggagaaattgGTAAAATCAAACGGAAAAATTCGTGGAAAAattcatcattatctcatcttgatccatgtgcctctatttgtgaaaaagatgtgcaaaagattatccatttgcagaaaatagcaaatcaaatgccagatgcatttatggatctgaaaaggataatgaaatcacatatccctgcagagaatgttccaatccgtattgatgtccctgttggaaaatcttctagtgtcatagctaatgagtcaaaagcacgcctaaagcaTGACAGacctgtcacaacccaatttttcctccatttggtatcgtaatggcacctagtcttagggactaggtaagcctaacattaattgaaacaacactatttaaataacatctaacaagttaaatagaaatctcttacaattctcaaaaaccggtagtacaagtcataagctctacagagtgttcgctagaaaacttctaaatacaactgtccagaaataagaataaacagtgtaaaactaaaacttgaaggtgactctgaagcctgcgaacgcagcagtaggtttaccttgagtctccataaCAACGGTCCAcccagctagctaacgaacaatgtaccaggatctgcacaaaagtGTGCAGAAAAGTAGCATGAGCAcatcacagcggtacccagtaagtatcaagactaaccccagtggagtagtgacgaggaacagtcaagacacccactgttctaataaactgaacaggtAATAGTATATGAACAACAGAAagatgatgtctacataaagactatgcaatatggctcacaataccgTAAcggcaataagaaaggaaacaacaagtatcatcggaataccataaaaatgacatAGAAAAGTGAATGGCACACAACCTAAATTTGGAATCACAAATACATCAAGggcaagtaataactcagcaactacaaccgcttttacatcaggtctTAGTCAACAACTTCACGAgataccgaacctcggacaaatcacagctcacgggtctcaatacctgaaccctaacacttggcatcctgtgccctcataacacctcataactgcactgacgactcacatgccaatagaGCCAATCTCACATaaaaggcaagtaaacaagggtgagcatctatgctcaacaatatcaagaacacctcttatccgataagagtgtctaactatgtgtatgcttgtgcgagtgtcctaccatagtccatatcagcaaataagcataaggaaaaagaacggatATCATGTAGAATATtgtctcacagctttcacaagataaaactcacataggtacgtataccactacacaaatatcaacaacaagaatgcccccggaccacaaatcatcacaaattaatccatgacacagcccaccttgtctcgcaacgtgtgcaatagtaacataaatgcccgccttgtctagccacacgtgcataataatattcgcaccttgtctcgccacatgcgcaacccacatatatacatacatatctcgccttgtcacgccgcatatgaaaatatcaatggtaacaatagcacggcagaaacctcatgcaaccccataataacaaccgcacggaagaaacctcgtgcatcacaataataacaatcgcacgacagaaacctcgtgcatcaccacaacaagtacagcaacaacaatgacaataatacaaagtacgacaagtaaatcaactcaagaactttaattcacaaagaaacggtagaaccaattcgcaaggaataaccacagtgaAAATGCTAAGCGTAAAGAGAACAGCTCAACAAAAGGGAAAACTAATATGTTGatccgatcccacaatatacacttcaacaacagggaagctaacacgaacCAAATAATTCCAACTAAAACAgatcgactaagatataggatatctaaacttcttttaaggatGAGGAAATTACGAAGggtattcaacaattcaattaaggataagcagcaaaaaaataatcataacctcaattaagactgaacaattataggatgaaataatattaatttcaaataaagataatcagttatgaaaagatagcagggctataaaagagataacaatttcaattaaggcatatatgaatcaagtaacaataatagtggatcaaaaagtaattgattctaattaagcaggtaggtATGAATCTagtaatttatatatataatcataacaagaacaactgcatattcaatgaatacaaggacctaagaacccaaAAAAGgctaactttccacaaataagtccgtgcacgcactcgtcacctcgtgtacacggactacaatcaacatagaagactcaaatcctaaggggaagtccccaacataaggttaggcaagatacttacctcgaaccaagctcaatcagtccgtaagaatgccctttcctcgattatcagactccgaatggaccaaatctagccaaacgcaaattgcatatcatgaatacaaccataatagactcatctaattagtgaaatcaatattttaacaaaaaattagaaattaactCAAAACTGCCTGTGGGGTCCACT is drawn from Nicotiana tabacum cultivar K326 chromosome 9, ASM71507v2, whole genome shotgun sequence and contains these coding sequences:
- the LOC107767528 gene encoding superoxide dismutase [Cu-Zn], chloroplastic, whose protein sequence is MAAHTIFTTTTGTANSLLLPITAPNTNSSPSLHSSFHGVSLNLKSKTPQSLTFSAATAPKRLTVFAATKKAVAVLKGNSNVEGVVTLSQDDDGPTTVKVRITGLTPGLHGFHLHEFGDTTNGCMSTGPHFNPDGKTHGAPEDEIRHAGDLGNIVANANGVAEATFVDNQIPLTGPNSVVGRALVVHELEDDLGKGGHELSLTTGNAGGRLACGILGLTPI